A part of Aegilops tauschii subsp. strangulata cultivar AL8/78 chromosome 2, Aet v6.0, whole genome shotgun sequence genomic DNA contains:
- the LOC109779776 gene encoding uncharacterized protein produces MPNPGGYALVLNPTIVAPRRTCKFSRVLIDDGSSINILYRNTITKLGLEAKDLEPTQTIFHGIVPSISCSPTGRVQLDVLFGNSDHFRREPLWFEVVDLSNAYHALLGRPALAKFMAVPHYTYLKMKLSGPKGLITITGDYRKSLECARHGTKLAESLVIAEERRKLNRIVALASEMPAVPIPAEEPTDEASFKPSKETKKVKLNLDAPSCSKYVVVGTRLDSK; encoded by the coding sequence ATGCCAAACCCGGGTGGTTACGCCCTCGTCCTCAACCCTACCATCGTCGCGCCCCGGCGCACGTGCAAGTTCTCCCGGGTTCTCATCGACgacggcagcagcatcaacatcctctatcgCAACACCATTACCAAGCTCGGCCTCGAGGCCAAGGACCTGGAGCCAACCCAGACGATCTTCCACGGCATCGTTCCCAGCATCTCCTGCTCTCCGACCGGCCGTGTCCAGCTCGACGTCCTGTTTGGCAACAGCGACCACTTCCGACGCGAGCCgctctggttcgaggtggtggatctTTCCAACGCGTACCATGCACTGCTAGGCCGGCCTGcactcgccaagttcatggcagtcccCCACTACACTTACCTGAAAATGAAGCTGTCGGGTCCAAAGGGCCTTATCACCATCACCGGCGATTATCGCAAGTCCCTGGAGTGCGCTCGACACGGCACCAAACTGGCCGAGTCGCTGGTCATAGCCGAGGAGCGGCGCAAGCTCAACCGGATCGTCGCCCTGGCCAGCGAGATGCCGGCCGTGCCGATCCCGGCCGAGGAGCCGACCGACGAGGCCTCGTTCAAGCCCTCCAAAGAGACCAAGAAAGTGAAGCTGAACCTGGACGCCCCTAGCTGCAGCAAGTATGTTGTCGTAGGCACCcgccttgacagcaaatag